A window of Euwallacea fornicatus isolate EFF26 chromosome 13, ASM4011564v1, whole genome shotgun sequence contains these coding sequences:
- the Ide gene encoding insulin-degrading enzyme isoform X2: MILKYLKRGSNVENARLTKVFSTTSSLLRFCTRGELKLKTVCFYTSFPSLGQTKPKMDGSTKFTTKRVDYIVKSQEDKRLYRGLELANGMKILLVSDPHTDKSAAAMDVNVGYLSDPREVKGLAHFCEHMLFLGTEKYPNENDYNKFLQENGGTSNATTFMDHTMYYFDIIPEHFKGALDRFAQFFISPLFTESATDREINAVNSENDKNISLDVWRINQMDHHLSDPQHVYNTFGTGNTYTLKTSLKEKQINVQDELLKFHDKWYSSNIMSLAVLGKESLDELEATVVELFSCVKNKNVDVDRWDSSPYKDDQLRTLVYITPVKDVRNLNIVFPCDDYTQYYKSAPPGYISHLIGHEGPGSILSVLKVRGWSNHLVAGQRTTVRGFSFFGISVDLTEEGIKHINDIVKLIFQYLNMLKKEKPQKWIHDETRDIGNIIFRFKDKESPRSYISTVVNSLQYYPLEDVLCAHYMLTDWKPELIEQIWNDLVPEKVRLAVVAKTYEDICTDTEPWYGTKYKEERIPEDTLKDWKESGFCDELRLPTKNEFIPTDFNLYALDDSATEHPVIIQDTPLTRVWFKQDDKFLLPKVNVMFDFVSPMAYLDPLNCNLTHMFVQLFRDELNEYAYTAELAGLKWELINTKYGLILGIGGYNHKQPILLKKIMEKLTNFKVDPKRFNIWKENYIRNLKNFSAEQPYQHAVYYLTVLLTEHSWSKEELLASADQVTRDRLEVFIPQMLSKMHIECLVHGNANKDKALQMVQIVEDALTSSMNMSPLLPRQLLLNRELKLEDNCYYVYEKENKVHKSSCIEIYYQCGLQSRENNVKLELFCQLIQEPCFNVLRTKEQLGYIVFSGVRKSNGVQGLRIIVQSDRHPAFLNERIEEFLNSMKEYLDDMSDEEFLRHREALAAQRLEKPKQLSALTNQFWSEITAQQYHFERAESEVAFLRTLSKSDVIEFYNELLKNDAKQRKKLSVHVISSAEGGVGLEKETDESDKDSTGLPNVLSDITAFKSSHEMYPLVQPYINITRKGNKCKL, from the exons atgattttgaagTACTTGAAACGTGGAAGTAACGTCGAAAATGCTCGCTTAACCAAG GTTTTTTCCACAACTAGCTCACTCCTTAGGTTTTGCACCCGCGGGGAACTGAAGTTGAAAACTGTGTGTTTCTATAC TAGCTTTCCCTCTCTTGGACaaacaaaaccaaaaatgGATGGTTCTACTAAGTTTACTACTAAGAGAGTTGACTATATCGTTAAGTCTCAGGAAGACAAACGATTGTACAGAGGGCTTGAGCTTGCTAATG GCATGAAAATATTACTGGTTAGCGACCCACATACTGATAAATCAGCAGCTGCCATGGATGTTAATGTAGGATATCTTAGTGATCCTCGTGAAGTCAAAGGTTTAGCTCATTTTTGTGAACACATGCTGTTTTTGGGTACTGAAAAGTATCCTAATGAAAATGATTACAACAAGTTCCTGCAGGAGAATGGGGGCACAAGCAATGCTACTACTTTCATGGATCACACTAtgtattattttgatattatcCCTGAACATTTTAAGGGGGCTTTGGACAG ATTtgctcaatttttcatttctccaTTGTTTACGGAAAGTGCCACTGACAGGGAAATTAATGCAGTCAATTCAGAAAATGATAAGAATATCTCTCTTGATGTATGGAGAATTAATCAGATGGACCACCATTTATCTGACCCACAACATGTGTATAATACATTTGGAACTGGAAATACCTATACTTTAAAAACATCTCTTAAAGAGAAACAAATAAATGTGCAGGATGAATTGCTGAAGTTTCATGACAAGTGGTACTCTTCTAACATTATGAGCCTGGCTGTTCTGGGAAAAG aaAGCTTAGATGAACTAGAAGCAACAGTGGTGGAGCTTTTTTCATgtgtcaaaaacaaaaatgtagaTGTTGATCGTTGGGATAGTTCACCTTACAAGGATGATCAGTTGAGAACCCTGGTCTACATAACCCCAGTTAAAGATGTTAGAAACTTGAATATAGTATTTCCTTGTGATGACTATACCCAGTATTACAAATCTGCA CCTCCAGGGTATATAAGCCACTTAATAGGCCACGAAGGGCCTGGCAGTATCCTCTCGGTCCTCAAAGTCAGGGGTTGGTCAAATCATTTGGTGGCCGGCCAAAGAACCACTGTACGTGGATTTAGCTTCTTTGGCATATCTGTGGATCTAACCGAAGAAGGCATCAAACACATCAACGacattgttaaattaatttttcag TACTTAAATATGCTTAAGAAAGAGAAACCTCAGAAATGGATTCATGACGAAACGCGAGATATTGGAAACATTATTTTCCGATTCAAGGACAAAGAATCGCCCAGAAGTTACATTTCTACTGTGGTAAACAGTCTACAG tatTACCCTTTagaggatgtgttgtgtgcCCATTACATGCTCACTGACTGGAAGCCCGAATTAATCGAGCAAATTTGGAACGATTTGGTACCAGAGAAAGTTCG ATTAGCAGTAGTGGCTAAAACCTATGAAGACATATGCACTGATACCGAACCTTGGTACGGCACAAAGTATAAAGAGGAAAGAATTCCGGAAGATACGCTTAAG GACTGGAAAGAGAGCGGCTTCTGCGACGAATTGAGGCTTCCgacaaaaaatgaatttattcccACCGACTTCAACTTATACGCTCTCGACGATTCG GCAACTGAACATCCAGTGATCATCCAAGACACGCCTCTAACCCGCGTTTGGTTCAAACAGGATGATAAGTTTCTTCTACCCAAAGTGAACGTGATGTTTGATTTCGTCAGCCCCATGGCATATTTAGACCCGTTGAATTGCAACTTAACGCACATGTTTGTTCAGTTATTCAGAGATGAATTGAATGAGTATGCATATACTGCAGAGCTGGCAGGACTTAAGTGGGAACTTATTAACACAAAATACGGACTTATC ttaGGTATTGGTGGTTATAACCATAAGCAGCCCATTCTTCTGAAGAAGATCATGGAGAAATTAACAAACTTTAAAGTTGATCCTAAACGGTTCAATATATGGAAAGAAAAT TACATAAGGAATTTGAAGAACTTCTCTGCCGAACAACCATATCAGCACGCAGTTTATTATCTGACCGTCTTGTTGACTGAACATTCTTGGAGCAAGGAAGAGCTTTTGGCCTCTGCAGATC AAGTCACCCGAGATCGGCTAGAAGTCTTCATACCTCAAATGCTTTCAAAAATGCACATTGAATGCCTCGTGCACGGCAACGCTAATAAAGATAAAGCACTGCAGATGGTTCAAATTGTTGAGGATGCCTTGACCTCCTCCATGAATATGTCTCCATTGCTACCTAGGCAGTTGCTATTAAACCGGGAGCTGAAACTCGAAGATAACTGTTATTATGTCTACGAAAAAGAGAATAAG GTGCATAAAAGTTCCTGCATCGAAATTTACTATCAGTGCGGATTGCAGTCGCGCgaaaataacgttaaattgGAACTGTTTTGTCAGTTAATACAAGAGCCTTGTTTCAACGTTTTAAGAACTAAA GAACAACTGGGTTATATAGTTTTCAGTGGGGTTAGAAAATCGAATGGAGTACAGGGTCTCAGGATAATAGTCCAATCGGACCGCCATCCTGCATTTTTGAATGAGAGGattgaagaatttttgaacAGTATGAAAGAGTATCTCGACGATATGAGCGACGAGGAATTTTTGAG ACATAGGGAAGCCTTAGCGGCACAGAGATTAGAAAAACCGAAGCAGCTCTCAGCATTGACCAATCAGTTTTGGAGCGAAATCACTGCCCAGCAATATCATTTTGAAAGAGCTGAGTCTGAGGTGGCCTTCCTTAGGACTCTGAGTAAAAGCGACGTTATCGAGTTCTATAAC gaGTTGCTGAAAAACGACGCAAAACAGCGCAAAAAGCTGTCGGTCCATGTTATTTCCAGCGCCGAAGGTGGTGTGGGATTGGAAAAAGAAACTGACGAATCAGATAAAGATTCAACCGGACTTCCTAATGTTCTCAGCGATATTACTGCATTTAAAAGCTCGCATGAAATGTACCCGCTGGTGCAGCCCTACATTAACATTACCAGGAAGggaaataaatgtaaattatga
- the Ide gene encoding insulin-degrading enzyme isoform X4 encodes MQVFSTTSSLLRFCTRGELKLKTVCFYTSFPSLGQTKPKMDGSTKFTTKRVDYIVKSQEDKRLYRGLELANGMKILLVSDPHTDKSAAAMDVNVGYLSDPREVKGLAHFCEHMLFLGTEKYPNENDYNKFLQENGGTSNATTFMDHTMYYFDIIPEHFKGALDRFAQFFISPLFTESATDREINAVNSENDKNISLDVWRINQMDHHLSDPQHVYNTFGTGNTYTLKTSLKEKQINVQDELLKFHDKWYSSNIMSLAVLGKGGLDELEATVVELFSCVKNKNVDVDRWDSSPYKDDQLRTLVYITPVKDVRNLNIVFPCDDYTQYYKSAPPGYISHLIGHEGPGSILSVLKVRGWSNHLVAGQRTTVRGFSFFGISVDLTEEGIKHINDIVKLIFQYLNMLKKEKPQKWIHDETRDIGNIIFRFKDKESPRSYISTVVNSLQYYPLEDVLCAHYMLTDWKPELIEQIWNDLVPEKVRLAVVAKTYEDICTDTEPWYGTKYKEERIPEDTLKDWKESGFCDELRLPTKNEFIPTDFNLYALDDSATEHPVIIQDTPLTRVWFKQDDKFLLPKVNVMFDFVSPMAYLDPLNCNLTHMFVQLFRDELNEYAYTAELAGLKWELINTKYGLILGIGGYNHKQPILLKKIMEKLTNFKVDPKRFNIWKENYIRNLKNFSAEQPYQHAVYYLTVLLTEHSWSKEELLASADQVTRDRLEVFIPQMLSKMHIECLVHGNANKDKALQMVQIVEDALTSSMNMSPLLPRQLLLNRELKLEDNCYYVYEKENKVHKSSCIEIYYQCGLQSRENNVKLELFCQLIQEPCFNVLRTKEQLGYIVFSGVRKSNGVQGLRIIVQSDRHPAFLNERIEEFLNSMKEYLDDMSDEEFLRHREALAAQRLEKPKQLSALTNQFWSEITAQQYHFERAESEVAFLRTLSKSDVIEFYNELLKNDAKQRKKLSVHVISSAEGGVGLEKETDESDKDSTGLPNVLSDITAFKSSHEMYPLVQPYINITRKGNKCKL; translated from the exons ATGCAGGTTTTTTCCACAACTAGCTCACTCCTTAGGTTTTGCACCCGCGGGGAACTGAAGTTGAAAACTGTGTGTTTCTATAC TAGCTTTCCCTCTCTTGGACaaacaaaaccaaaaatgGATGGTTCTACTAAGTTTACTACTAAGAGAGTTGACTATATCGTTAAGTCTCAGGAAGACAAACGATTGTACAGAGGGCTTGAGCTTGCTAATG GCATGAAAATATTACTGGTTAGCGACCCACATACTGATAAATCAGCAGCTGCCATGGATGTTAATGTAGGATATCTTAGTGATCCTCGTGAAGTCAAAGGTTTAGCTCATTTTTGTGAACACATGCTGTTTTTGGGTACTGAAAAGTATCCTAATGAAAATGATTACAACAAGTTCCTGCAGGAGAATGGGGGCACAAGCAATGCTACTACTTTCATGGATCACACTAtgtattattttgatattatcCCTGAACATTTTAAGGGGGCTTTGGACAG ATTtgctcaatttttcatttctccaTTGTTTACGGAAAGTGCCACTGACAGGGAAATTAATGCAGTCAATTCAGAAAATGATAAGAATATCTCTCTTGATGTATGGAGAATTAATCAGATGGACCACCATTTATCTGACCCACAACATGTGTATAATACATTTGGAACTGGAAATACCTATACTTTAAAAACATCTCTTAAAGAGAAACAAATAAATGTGCAGGATGAATTGCTGAAGTTTCATGACAAGTGGTACTCTTCTAACATTATGAGCCTGGCTGTTCTGGGAAAAGGCGG CTTAGATGAACTAGAAGCAACAGTGGTGGAGCTTTTTTCATgtgtcaaaaacaaaaatgtagaTGTTGATCGTTGGGATAGTTCACCTTACAAGGATGATCAGTTGAGAACCCTGGTCTACATAACCCCAGTTAAAGATGTTAGAAACTTGAATATAGTATTTCCTTGTGATGACTATACCCAGTATTACAAATCTGCA CCTCCAGGGTATATAAGCCACTTAATAGGCCACGAAGGGCCTGGCAGTATCCTCTCGGTCCTCAAAGTCAGGGGTTGGTCAAATCATTTGGTGGCCGGCCAAAGAACCACTGTACGTGGATTTAGCTTCTTTGGCATATCTGTGGATCTAACCGAAGAAGGCATCAAACACATCAACGacattgttaaattaatttttcag TACTTAAATATGCTTAAGAAAGAGAAACCTCAGAAATGGATTCATGACGAAACGCGAGATATTGGAAACATTATTTTCCGATTCAAGGACAAAGAATCGCCCAGAAGTTACATTTCTACTGTGGTAAACAGTCTACAG tatTACCCTTTagaggatgtgttgtgtgcCCATTACATGCTCACTGACTGGAAGCCCGAATTAATCGAGCAAATTTGGAACGATTTGGTACCAGAGAAAGTTCG ATTAGCAGTAGTGGCTAAAACCTATGAAGACATATGCACTGATACCGAACCTTGGTACGGCACAAAGTATAAAGAGGAAAGAATTCCGGAAGATACGCTTAAG GACTGGAAAGAGAGCGGCTTCTGCGACGAATTGAGGCTTCCgacaaaaaatgaatttattcccACCGACTTCAACTTATACGCTCTCGACGATTCG GCAACTGAACATCCAGTGATCATCCAAGACACGCCTCTAACCCGCGTTTGGTTCAAACAGGATGATAAGTTTCTTCTACCCAAAGTGAACGTGATGTTTGATTTCGTCAGCCCCATGGCATATTTAGACCCGTTGAATTGCAACTTAACGCACATGTTTGTTCAGTTATTCAGAGATGAATTGAATGAGTATGCATATACTGCAGAGCTGGCAGGACTTAAGTGGGAACTTATTAACACAAAATACGGACTTATC ttaGGTATTGGTGGTTATAACCATAAGCAGCCCATTCTTCTGAAGAAGATCATGGAGAAATTAACAAACTTTAAAGTTGATCCTAAACGGTTCAATATATGGAAAGAAAAT TACATAAGGAATTTGAAGAACTTCTCTGCCGAACAACCATATCAGCACGCAGTTTATTATCTGACCGTCTTGTTGACTGAACATTCTTGGAGCAAGGAAGAGCTTTTGGCCTCTGCAGATC AAGTCACCCGAGATCGGCTAGAAGTCTTCATACCTCAAATGCTTTCAAAAATGCACATTGAATGCCTCGTGCACGGCAACGCTAATAAAGATAAAGCACTGCAGATGGTTCAAATTGTTGAGGATGCCTTGACCTCCTCCATGAATATGTCTCCATTGCTACCTAGGCAGTTGCTATTAAACCGGGAGCTGAAACTCGAAGATAACTGTTATTATGTCTACGAAAAAGAGAATAAG GTGCATAAAAGTTCCTGCATCGAAATTTACTATCAGTGCGGATTGCAGTCGCGCgaaaataacgttaaattgGAACTGTTTTGTCAGTTAATACAAGAGCCTTGTTTCAACGTTTTAAGAACTAAA GAACAACTGGGTTATATAGTTTTCAGTGGGGTTAGAAAATCGAATGGAGTACAGGGTCTCAGGATAATAGTCCAATCGGACCGCCATCCTGCATTTTTGAATGAGAGGattgaagaatttttgaacAGTATGAAAGAGTATCTCGACGATATGAGCGACGAGGAATTTTTGAG ACATAGGGAAGCCTTAGCGGCACAGAGATTAGAAAAACCGAAGCAGCTCTCAGCATTGACCAATCAGTTTTGGAGCGAAATCACTGCCCAGCAATATCATTTTGAAAGAGCTGAGTCTGAGGTGGCCTTCCTTAGGACTCTGAGTAAAAGCGACGTTATCGAGTTCTATAAC gaGTTGCTGAAAAACGACGCAAAACAGCGCAAAAAGCTGTCGGTCCATGTTATTTCCAGCGCCGAAGGTGGTGTGGGATTGGAAAAAGAAACTGACGAATCAGATAAAGATTCAACCGGACTTCCTAATGTTCTCAGCGATATTACTGCATTTAAAAGCTCGCATGAAATGTACCCGCTGGTGCAGCCCTACATTAACATTACCAGGAAGggaaataaatgtaaattatga